A genomic region of Saccopteryx bilineata isolate mSacBil1 chromosome 1, mSacBil1_pri_phased_curated, whole genome shotgun sequence contains the following coding sequences:
- the GNG3 gene encoding guanine nucleotide-binding protein G(I)/G(S)/G(O) subunit gamma-3 isoform X1: MLDRLKALSYLMKGETPVNSTMSIGQARKMVEQLKIEASLCRIKVSKAAADLMTYCDAHACEDPLITPVPTSENPFREKKFFCALL; this comes from the exons ATGCTCGACCGGCTGAAAGCTTTATCTTATTT GATGAAAGGGGAGACCCCTGTGAACAGCACTATGAGCATTGGGCAAGCCCGCAAGATGGTGGAACAGCTTAAGATTGAGGCCAGTTTGTGCCGGATAAAG GTGTCCAAGGCAGCAGCAGACCTGATGACTTACTGTGATGCCCACGCCTGTGAGGATCCCCTCATCACCCCTGTGCCCACTTCGGAGAACCCCTTCAGGGAGAAGAAGTTCTTCTGTGCCCTCCTCTGA
- the GNG3 gene encoding guanine nucleotide-binding protein G(I)/G(S)/G(O) subunit gamma-3 isoform X2: MKGETPVNSTMSIGQARKMVEQLKIEASLCRIKVSKAAADLMTYCDAHACEDPLITPVPTSENPFREKKFFCALL, translated from the exons ATGAAAGGGGAGACCCCTGTGAACAGCACTATGAGCATTGGGCAAGCCCGCAAGATGGTGGAACAGCTTAAGATTGAGGCCAGTTTGTGCCGGATAAAG GTGTCCAAGGCAGCAGCAGACCTGATGACTTACTGTGATGCCCACGCCTGTGAGGATCCCCTCATCACCCCTGTGCCCACTTCGGAGAACCCCTTCAGGGAGAAGAAGTTCTTCTGTGCCCTCCTCTGA
- the HNRNPUL2 gene encoding heterogeneous nuclear ribonucleoprotein U-like protein 2 isoform X1 translates to MEVKRLKVTELRSELQRRGLDSRGLKVDLAQRLQEALDAEMLEDESGAGGAVPGGACKAEPRPVAASGSGPGGDEEDDEEEEEDEEALLEDEDEEPPPAQASDQAAQPPPEPPEAAAVEAAAEPDASEKPAEEATAESGGVNGGEEQGTGKGEEDEPEERSGDETPGSEAPGDKAAEEQGEELAAEPSADLPGDDQDSEKSKPAGSDGERRGVKRQRDEKDEHGRAYYEFREEAYHSRSKSPPPPEEEAKDEEEDQTLVNLDTYTSDLHFQVSKDRYGGQPLFSEKFPTLWSGARSTYGVTKGKVCFEAKVTQNLPMKEGCTEVSLLRVGWSVDFSHPQLGEDEFSYGFDGRGLKAENGQFEEFGQTFGENDVIGCFANFETEEVELSFSKNGEDLGVAFRISKESLADRALLPHVLCKNCVVELNFGQKEEPFFPAPEEFVFIHAVPVEERVRTAVPPKTIEECEVILMVGLPGSGKTQWALKYSKENPEKRYNVLGAETVLNQMRMKGLEEPEMDPKSRDLLVQQASQCLSKLVQIASRTKRNFILDQCNVYNSGQRRKLLLFKAFSRKVVVVVPNEEDWKKRLELRKEVEGDDVPESIMLEMKANFSLPEKCDYMDEVTYGELEKEEAQPLVTKYKEEARKLLPPSEKRTNRRNNRNKRNRQNRSRGQGYVGGQRRGYDNRAYGQQYWGQSGNRGGYRNFYDRYRGDYDRFYSRDYEYNRYRDYYRQYNRDWQNYYYHHPQDRDRYYRNYYGYQGYR, encoded by the exons ATGGAGGTGAAGCGGCTGAAAGTGACCGAGCTGCGGTCGGAGCTGCAGCGGCGGGGCCTGGACTCGCGCGGCCTCAAGGTGGATCTGGCGCAGCGGCTGCAGGAGGCGCTGGACGCTGAGATGCTCGAGGACGAGTCCGGTGCTGGCGGGGCCGTGCCCGGCGGGGCCTGCAAGGCGGAGCCTCGGCCTGTGGCCGCGTCGGGCAGCGGCCCGGGCGGGGACGAGGAGGACgacgaagaggaggaggaggacgaggaggcgCTGCTTGAGGACGAGGACGAAGAGCCACCTCCTGCTCAGGCCTCGGACCAGGCCGCTCAGCCGCCGCCGGAGCCCCCGGAGGCGGCAGCAGTGGAGGCCGCAGCCGAGCCCGATGCTTCCGAGAAGCCGGCCGAGGAGGCCACGGCCGAGTCAGGTGGGGTAAATGGTGGCGAAGAGCAGGGTACCGGCAAGGGGGAGGAAGACGAGCCGGAGGAGCGGAGCGGGGACGAGACGCCGGGATCCGAGGCGCCGGGTGACAAGGCCGCAGAAGAACAAGGTGAGGAGCTGGCGGCGGAGCCCAGCGCCGATCTGCCGG GAGATGACCAAGATAGTGAAAAGTCAAAACCAGCAGGCTCAGATGGTGAGCGGCGGGGGGTAAAGAGACAGCGGGATGAGAAGGATGAACATGGCCGAGCTTACTATGAATTCCGAGAGGAGGCTTACCACAGCCG CTCAAAGTCACCACCACCCCCTGAAGAGGAGGCaaaagatgaggaggaggatcAAACTCTTGTGAACCTGGACACAT ATACCTCTGATCTCCATTTTCAAGTGAGCAAAGACCGCTACGGAGGGCAGCCGCTTTTCTCCGAGAAGTTCCCCACCCTGTGGTCTGGGGCAAGGAGTACTTACGGAGTAACAAAGGGGAAGGTCTGCTTTGAGGCCAAG GTAACCCAGAATCTCCCAATGAAAGAAGGCTGCACAGAGGTTTCTCTCCTTCGAGTTGGATGGTCTGTTGATTTTTCTCACCCACAACTTG GTGAGGATGAATTCTCTTATGGTTTTGATGGACGAGGACTCAAGGCAGAGAATGGGCAATTTGAGGAATTTGGCCAGACTTTTGGGGAGAATGATGTCATTGGCTGCTTTGCT AATTTTGAGACCGAAGAAGTAGAACTTTCCTTTTCCAAGAATGGAGAAGACCTAGGTGTGGCATTCCGAATCAGCAAGGAATCCCTGGCAGACCGGGCCCTCCTACCCCATGTCCTCTGCAAAAATTGTGTTGTAGAATTAAATTTTGGTCAGAAGGAGGAGCCCTTCTTCCCAGCACCGGAAGAGTTTGTATTCATCCATGCTGTGCCTGTTGAGGAGCGCGTGCGCACTGCAGTCCCACCCAAGACCATAGAGGAGTGTGAG GTGATTCTGATGGTGGGACTGCCTGGATCTGGAAAGACACAGTGGGCGCTGAAATACTCAAAAGAAAACCCCGAGAAAAGATATAACGTCCTGGGAGCTGAGACTGTCCTCAATCAAATGAGA ATGAAGGGGCTTGAGGAGCCAGAAATGGACCCCAAAAGCCGAGACCTTTTAGTTCAGCAAGCCTCCCAGTGCCTTAGCAAACTGGTCCAGATTGCTTCCCGGACGAAGAGGAACTTCATTCTTGATCAG TGTAATGTATACAACTCTGGCCAACGGCGGAAACTGCTGCTGTTCAAGGCTTTCTCTCGGAAAGTGGTGGTGGTTGTCCCTAACGAGGAGGACTGGAAGAAGAGGCTGGAGCTGCGGAAGGAAGTGGAGGGAGATGATGTACCTGAGTCAATAATGCTGGAGATGAAAG CCAACTTTTCTTTGCCTGAAAAATGCGACTATATGGATGAGGTGACATATGGGGAACTGGAGAAGGAAGAAGCTCAGCCCCTTGTCACTAAATACAAGGAGGAGGCAAGGAAGCTGCTGCCCCCCTCTGAGAAACGGACAAACCGCCGAAACAATCGAAACAAGCGCAACCGGCAGAACCGAAGCCGAGGCCAAGGCTATG TGGGCGGGCAGCGCCGAGGCTACGACAACCGGGCCTACGGGCAGCAGTACTGGGGGCAGTCTGGAAACAGAGGG GGTTACCGTAATTTCTATGATCGCTACAGAGGAGACTATGATCGATTCTACAGCAGAGATTACGAGTACAACAGATACCGAGACTATTACAGACAGTACAATCGGGAT TGGCAGAATTACTACTACCACCACCCCCAGGACAGAGACCGATACTACAGGAACTACTACGGGTACCAAGGGTATCGGTGA
- the HNRNPUL2 gene encoding heterogeneous nuclear ribonucleoprotein U-like protein 2 isoform X2: MEVKRLKVTELRSELQRRGLDSRGLKVDLAQRLQEALDAEMLEDESGAGGAVPGGACKAEPRPVAASGSGPGGDEEDDEEEEEDEEALLEDEDEEPPPAQASDQAAQPPPEPPEAAAVEAAAEPDASEKPAEEATAESGGVNGGEEQGTGKGEEDEPEERSGDETPGSEAPGDKAAEEQGDDQDSEKSKPAGSDGERRGVKRQRDEKDEHGRAYYEFREEAYHSRSKSPPPPEEEAKDEEEDQTLVNLDTYTSDLHFQVSKDRYGGQPLFSEKFPTLWSGARSTYGVTKGKVCFEAKVTQNLPMKEGCTEVSLLRVGWSVDFSHPQLGEDEFSYGFDGRGLKAENGQFEEFGQTFGENDVIGCFANFETEEVELSFSKNGEDLGVAFRISKESLADRALLPHVLCKNCVVELNFGQKEEPFFPAPEEFVFIHAVPVEERVRTAVPPKTIEECEVILMVGLPGSGKTQWALKYSKENPEKRYNVLGAETVLNQMRMKGLEEPEMDPKSRDLLVQQASQCLSKLVQIASRTKRNFILDQCNVYNSGQRRKLLLFKAFSRKVVVVVPNEEDWKKRLELRKEVEGDDVPESIMLEMKANFSLPEKCDYMDEVTYGELEKEEAQPLVTKYKEEARKLLPPSEKRTNRRNNRNKRNRQNRSRGQGYVGGQRRGYDNRAYGQQYWGQSGNRGGYRNFYDRYRGDYDRFYSRDYEYNRYRDYYRQYNRDWQNYYYHHPQDRDRYYRNYYGYQGYR; encoded by the exons ATGGAGGTGAAGCGGCTGAAAGTGACCGAGCTGCGGTCGGAGCTGCAGCGGCGGGGCCTGGACTCGCGCGGCCTCAAGGTGGATCTGGCGCAGCGGCTGCAGGAGGCGCTGGACGCTGAGATGCTCGAGGACGAGTCCGGTGCTGGCGGGGCCGTGCCCGGCGGGGCCTGCAAGGCGGAGCCTCGGCCTGTGGCCGCGTCGGGCAGCGGCCCGGGCGGGGACGAGGAGGACgacgaagaggaggaggaggacgaggaggcgCTGCTTGAGGACGAGGACGAAGAGCCACCTCCTGCTCAGGCCTCGGACCAGGCCGCTCAGCCGCCGCCGGAGCCCCCGGAGGCGGCAGCAGTGGAGGCCGCAGCCGAGCCCGATGCTTCCGAGAAGCCGGCCGAGGAGGCCACGGCCGAGTCAGGTGGGGTAAATGGTGGCGAAGAGCAGGGTACCGGCAAGGGGGAGGAAGACGAGCCGGAGGAGCGGAGCGGGGACGAGACGCCGGGATCCGAGGCGCCGGGTGACAAGGCCGCAGAAGAACAAG GAGATGACCAAGATAGTGAAAAGTCAAAACCAGCAGGCTCAGATGGTGAGCGGCGGGGGGTAAAGAGACAGCGGGATGAGAAGGATGAACATGGCCGAGCTTACTATGAATTCCGAGAGGAGGCTTACCACAGCCG CTCAAAGTCACCACCACCCCCTGAAGAGGAGGCaaaagatgaggaggaggatcAAACTCTTGTGAACCTGGACACAT ATACCTCTGATCTCCATTTTCAAGTGAGCAAAGACCGCTACGGAGGGCAGCCGCTTTTCTCCGAGAAGTTCCCCACCCTGTGGTCTGGGGCAAGGAGTACTTACGGAGTAACAAAGGGGAAGGTCTGCTTTGAGGCCAAG GTAACCCAGAATCTCCCAATGAAAGAAGGCTGCACAGAGGTTTCTCTCCTTCGAGTTGGATGGTCTGTTGATTTTTCTCACCCACAACTTG GTGAGGATGAATTCTCTTATGGTTTTGATGGACGAGGACTCAAGGCAGAGAATGGGCAATTTGAGGAATTTGGCCAGACTTTTGGGGAGAATGATGTCATTGGCTGCTTTGCT AATTTTGAGACCGAAGAAGTAGAACTTTCCTTTTCCAAGAATGGAGAAGACCTAGGTGTGGCATTCCGAATCAGCAAGGAATCCCTGGCAGACCGGGCCCTCCTACCCCATGTCCTCTGCAAAAATTGTGTTGTAGAATTAAATTTTGGTCAGAAGGAGGAGCCCTTCTTCCCAGCACCGGAAGAGTTTGTATTCATCCATGCTGTGCCTGTTGAGGAGCGCGTGCGCACTGCAGTCCCACCCAAGACCATAGAGGAGTGTGAG GTGATTCTGATGGTGGGACTGCCTGGATCTGGAAAGACACAGTGGGCGCTGAAATACTCAAAAGAAAACCCCGAGAAAAGATATAACGTCCTGGGAGCTGAGACTGTCCTCAATCAAATGAGA ATGAAGGGGCTTGAGGAGCCAGAAATGGACCCCAAAAGCCGAGACCTTTTAGTTCAGCAAGCCTCCCAGTGCCTTAGCAAACTGGTCCAGATTGCTTCCCGGACGAAGAGGAACTTCATTCTTGATCAG TGTAATGTATACAACTCTGGCCAACGGCGGAAACTGCTGCTGTTCAAGGCTTTCTCTCGGAAAGTGGTGGTGGTTGTCCCTAACGAGGAGGACTGGAAGAAGAGGCTGGAGCTGCGGAAGGAAGTGGAGGGAGATGATGTACCTGAGTCAATAATGCTGGAGATGAAAG CCAACTTTTCTTTGCCTGAAAAATGCGACTATATGGATGAGGTGACATATGGGGAACTGGAGAAGGAAGAAGCTCAGCCCCTTGTCACTAAATACAAGGAGGAGGCAAGGAAGCTGCTGCCCCCCTCTGAGAAACGGACAAACCGCCGAAACAATCGAAACAAGCGCAACCGGCAGAACCGAAGCCGAGGCCAAGGCTATG TGGGCGGGCAGCGCCGAGGCTACGACAACCGGGCCTACGGGCAGCAGTACTGGGGGCAGTCTGGAAACAGAGGG GGTTACCGTAATTTCTATGATCGCTACAGAGGAGACTATGATCGATTCTACAGCAGAGATTACGAGTACAACAGATACCGAGACTATTACAGACAGTACAATCGGGAT TGGCAGAATTACTACTACCACCACCCCCAGGACAGAGACCGATACTACAGGAACTACTACGGGTACCAAGGGTATCGGTGA